Proteins from a genomic interval of Mycobacterium conspicuum:
- a CDS encoding alpha-E domain-containing protein, with protein sequence MLARNAEALYWIGRYVERADDTARILDVAVHQLLEDSSVDPDQASRLLLRVLGIQAPDHELDVWSLTDLVAFSTDTQGGCSIVASISAARENARSAREVTSSETWECLNTTYNALAERERAAKRLGPHEFLSFIEGRAAMFAGLADSTLSRDDGYRFMVLGRAIERVDMTVRLLLSRVGDSASSPAWVTLLRSAGAHDTYLRTYRGVLDAGRVVEFMMLDRLFPRSVFYSLRLAEHNLDELLHNPHSRVGATAEAQRLLGQARSELEFVQPGVLLESLDGRLASLQRTCRDVGDALALQYFHAAPWVAWSDAGHQGRLAANTEEA encoded by the coding sequence ATGCTCGCCCGCAACGCCGAAGCGCTGTATTGGATCGGTCGCTATGTCGAGCGGGCCGACGACACCGCCCGCATCCTCGATGTGGCCGTGCACCAGTTGCTCGAGGATTCCAGCGTCGATCCCGACCAGGCCTCCCGGCTGCTGCTGCGGGTGCTCGGCATCCAGGCGCCGGACCACGAGCTGGACGTCTGGTCGCTGACCGACCTGGTGGCGTTCAGCACCGACACCCAAGGCGGCTGCTCCATCGTCGCCTCGATCTCGGCGGCGCGGGAGAACGCGCGGTCGGCGCGGGAAGTCACCTCAAGCGAGACCTGGGAGTGCCTCAACACCACCTACAACGCGCTCGCCGAACGTGAGCGTGCTGCGAAACGTCTTGGGCCGCATGAGTTTTTGTCCTTCATCGAGGGTCGCGCGGCGATGTTCGCCGGCCTGGCCGATTCGACGCTCTCCCGCGACGACGGGTACCGCTTCATGGTGCTGGGCCGCGCCATCGAACGCGTCGACATGACCGTGCGACTGTTGCTGTCGCGGGTGGGGGACAGCGCGTCGTCACCGGCGTGGGTGACCCTGCTGCGCTCCGCCGGCGCGCACGACACCTACCTGCGCACCTACCGCGGTGTGCTGGACGCGGGCCGCGTGGTCGAGTTCATGATGCTCGACCGGCTGTTTCCGCGTTCGGTCTTCTACTCGCTGCGGCTGGCCGAACACAACCTCGACGAGTTGCTGCATAATCCGCACAGCCGGGTGGGGGCCACCGCCGAGGCGCAGCGCCTGCTCGGGCAGGCCCGCAGCGAACTGGAGTTCGTGCAGCCCGGCGTGTTGCTGGAGTCGCTGGACGGCCGCCTGGCCAGCCTGCAAAGAACCTGCCGCGATGTCGGAGATGCGTTGGCGTTGCAGTACTTTCATGCCGCGCCGTGGGTGGCGTGGTCGGATGCGGGCCATCAAGGCCGGTTGGCCGCCAACACGGAGGAAGCCTGA
- a CDS encoding circularly permuted type 2 ATP-grasp protein, producing the protein MSDVSVANQIERPKRRSRARYERIFGGYNRSDDVYSLAFDEMFDSQGNVRGPYKGIYAELAPSDASDLKARAEALARAFIDQGITFSLSGQERPFPLDLVPRVISAAEWNRLERGITQRVNALERYLDDIYGDQEILRDGVIPRRLITSCEHFHRQAVGIVPPNGVRIHVAGIDLIRDDRGDFRVLEDNLRSPSGVSYVMENRRTMARVFPNLFATHRVRAVDDYSSHLLRALRNSAATNEADPTVVVLTPGVYNSAYFEHSLLARQMGVELVEGRDLFCRDNQVYMRTTEGERQVDVIYRRIDDAFLDPLQFRADSVLGVAGLVNAARAGNVVISSAIGNGVGDDKLIYTYVPTMIEYYLGEKPLLANVETYRCWLDDEREEVLDRVRELVLKPVEGSGGYGIVFGPEASAKELAEVSKKIRDDPRSWIAQPMMELSTVPTQIGNNLAPRYVDLRPFAVNDGDGIWVLPGGLSRVALVEGSRVVNSSQGGGSKDTWVLAPRASAVNHELGAAEVVRSLPKPLPGEDGDGSAPAPKQSPKQKPRPQQKQQGQQQQQQRRARR; encoded by the coding sequence ATGTCAGACGTGAGCGTTGCAAACCAGATCGAGAGACCGAAGCGGCGTTCGCGCGCTCGCTACGAGCGCATTTTCGGTGGGTACAACCGGTCGGATGACGTCTATTCCCTGGCGTTCGACGAGATGTTCGACTCCCAGGGCAACGTGCGCGGGCCGTACAAGGGCATCTACGCCGAACTCGCGCCCTCGGACGCGTCGGATCTCAAGGCCCGCGCCGAGGCGCTGGCCCGGGCCTTCATCGACCAGGGCATCACGTTCTCGCTGTCCGGCCAGGAACGGCCCTTTCCGCTGGATCTGGTGCCGCGGGTGATCTCGGCGGCCGAATGGAACCGGCTCGAGCGCGGCATCACCCAGCGCGTCAACGCCCTCGAGCGCTACCTCGACGACATCTACGGGGATCAGGAGATCCTGCGCGACGGCGTGATCCCGCGCCGACTGATCACGTCGTGCGAGCATTTCCACCGCCAGGCCGTGGGCATCGTCCCGCCCAACGGGGTGCGCATCCACGTCGCGGGCATTGACCTGATCCGCGACGACCGCGGCGACTTCCGGGTGCTCGAGGACAACCTGCGCTCGCCGTCCGGGGTGTCCTACGTCATGGAGAACCGGCGGACGATGGCGCGGGTCTTCCCGAACCTGTTCGCCACCCATCGGGTGCGCGCGGTCGACGACTACTCCTCGCACCTGCTGCGGGCGCTGCGCAACTCCGCGGCCACCAACGAGGCGGACCCGACGGTGGTGGTGCTGACCCCGGGCGTGTACAACTCGGCCTACTTCGAGCACTCGCTGCTGGCCCGCCAGATGGGTGTCGAGCTGGTCGAGGGCCGCGACCTGTTCTGCCGCGACAACCAGGTGTACATGCGCACCACCGAGGGGGAGCGGCAGGTCGACGTCATCTATCGCCGCATCGACGACGCGTTCCTGGACCCGCTGCAGTTCCGCGCCGACTCGGTGCTCGGGGTGGCCGGTCTGGTCAACGCCGCCCGGGCCGGCAACGTGGTGATCTCCAGCGCCATCGGCAACGGCGTCGGCGACGACAAACTCATCTACACCTATGTGCCCACCATGATCGAGTACTACCTGGGCGAAAAGCCGCTGCTGGCCAACGTCGAAACCTACCGCTGCTGGCTCGATGACGAACGCGAGGAGGTGCTCGACCGCGTCCGCGAACTGGTCCTCAAGCCGGTCGAGGGCTCCGGGGGGTACGGCATCGTCTTCGGTCCGGAGGCCTCCGCGAAAGAGCTCGCCGAGGTCAGCAAGAAGATTCGCGACGACCCGCGGAGCTGGATCGCGCAGCCCATGATGGAGCTGTCCACCGTGCCGACCCAGATCGGGAACAACCTGGCCCCCCGCTACGTCGACCTGCGGCCGTTCGCAGTCAACGACGGCGACGGCATCTGGGTGCTGCCGGGCGGCCTGAGCCGCGTGGCCCTGGTCGAAGGGTCGCGCGTGGTCAACTCCAGCCAGGGCGGCGGCTCCAAGGACACTTGGGTGCTGGCGCCGCGCGCCTCGGCGGTCAATCACGAGTTGGGCGCGGCCGAGGTGGTGCGCTCGCTGCCCAAGCCGTTGCCCGGCGAGGATGGCGACGGGTCGGCACCGGCGCCCAAGCAGTCACCAAAGCAGAAGCCGCGCCCCCAGCAAAAGCAACAGGGTCAGCAACAGCAACAGCAGCGGCGGGCGAGGCGCTGA
- the rpsT gene encoding 30S ribosomal protein S20, translating to MANIKSQQKRNRTNERARLRNKAVKSSLRTAVRAFREAAHAGEKEKAAELLASTTRKLDKAASKGVIHKNQAANKKSALAKAFNGLG from the coding sequence GTGGCCAACATCAAGTCGCAGCAGAAGCGCAATCGCACCAACGAGCGCGCCCGGCTGCGCAACAAGGCGGTGAAGTCCTCGCTGCGTACCGCGGTGCGCGCGTTCCGTGAGGCCGCCCACGCCGGCGAGAAGGAAAAGGCCGCCGAGTTGCTGGCCTCGACCACCCGCAAGCTGGACAAGGCGGCCAGCAAGGGCGTGATCCACAAGAACCAGGCGGCCAACAAGAAGTCGGCGCTGGCCAAGGCGTTCAACGGCCTGGGCTGA
- the holA gene encoding DNA polymerase III subunit delta, with the protein MHLVLGDEELLVERAVAEVLRSVRQSAGTAEIPVNRMRAGDVSTHELAELLSPSLFADERVVVLEAAADAGKEAAALVASAAADLPPGTVLVVVHTGGGRAKALASDLQKLGATVHPCARLTKVSERIDFIRKEFRASGVKADEETVTALLDAVGSDVRELASACSQLAADTAGAVDAAAVRRYHSGKAEVKGFDIADKAVTGDVAGAAEALRWAMMRGEPLVVLADALAEAVHTIGRVAPLSGDPYRLASQLGMPPWRVQKAQKQARRWSRETVAAAMKVVATLNANVKGAVADADYALESAVRKVAELAGEGSR; encoded by the coding sequence CTGCACCTGGTGCTTGGAGACGAGGAATTGCTGGTCGAGCGGGCCGTGGCGGAGGTGCTGCGGTCGGTGCGGCAGTCGGCGGGAACCGCTGAGATTCCGGTCAACCGGATGCGGGCCGGTGACGTCAGCACCCACGAGCTCGCCGAGCTGTTGAGCCCGTCGCTGTTCGCCGACGAGCGCGTCGTCGTGCTGGAGGCCGCCGCCGACGCGGGCAAGGAGGCCGCCGCGCTGGTCGCCTCGGCGGCCGCCGACCTGCCCCCGGGCACGGTGCTGGTGGTGGTGCACACCGGCGGTGGACGAGCCAAGGCGTTGGCCAGCGACCTGCAAAAGCTGGGCGCCACGGTGCATCCCTGTGCGCGGCTCACCAAGGTCAGCGAACGTATCGACTTCATCCGCAAGGAGTTTCGCGCATCGGGGGTCAAGGCCGACGAGGAGACGGTCACGGCACTGCTCGACGCCGTCGGTTCCGACGTTCGTGAACTCGCCTCGGCCTGTTCCCAATTGGCCGCCGACACCGCGGGTGCGGTGGACGCGGCCGCCGTGCGCCGCTATCACAGCGGCAAAGCCGAGGTCAAGGGATTCGACATCGCCGACAAGGCCGTCACCGGCGACGTCGCGGGAGCCGCCGAGGCCCTGCGGTGGGCGATGATGCGCGGCGAGCCACTGGTGGTGTTGGCCGACGCACTGGCCGAGGCCGTGCACACCATCGGCCGGGTGGCGCCGCTGTCCGGCGACCCCTACCGGCTGGCCTCGCAACTGGGAATGCCGCCGTGGCGGGTGCAGAAGGCGCAGAAACAGGCGCGGCGCTGGTCACGCGAAACGGTCGCCGCCGCGATGAAAGTGGTGGCGACGCTCAACGCCAACGTCAAGGGCGCCGTCGCGGACGCCGACTATGCGCTGGAATCCGCGGTCAGGAAGGTCGCCGAGCTGGCGGGGGAGGGAAGCCGATGA
- a CDS encoding SDR family oxidoreductase, which produces MGELIAVTGGTGLLGRTVVARLAEMGTPVRLLSRRPKPTSSPGVQWATVDLDTGGGLDAALAGASGIVHCATAMRGARDAVHAQTLAAAARRAGCPHVVYVSIVGIDRIALSYYRDKLAAEDVFARSGLPYTILRATQFHDLVREMLAAAATMPLMLVPGCSFQPVDVRDVAERLVELAMGEPAGRAADMGGPQVLSARELARTYLEITGRRRLVATVRVPGRVGRGLRAGANLVPEQRAGAITFEAYLAACRKPGGLSYRGQLS; this is translated from the coding sequence ATGGGTGAACTGATCGCGGTGACCGGTGGCACGGGACTGCTTGGGCGCACGGTGGTCGCGCGGCTGGCCGAGATGGGAACGCCGGTGCGGCTGCTTAGCCGCCGCCCGAAGCCGACATCCTCACCGGGCGTGCAGTGGGCGACGGTCGACCTGGACACCGGCGGCGGGCTTGACGCGGCGCTGGCCGGAGCGAGCGGGATCGTGCACTGTGCGACCGCGATGCGAGGGGCCAGGGACGCGGTGCATGCTCAGACGCTGGCCGCCGCCGCGCGGCGGGCGGGCTGCCCGCATGTCGTCTATGTCTCGATTGTGGGGATCGACCGGATAGCCCTCAGCTACTACCGAGACAAGCTGGCGGCCGAAGACGTGTTCGCACGATCCGGTCTGCCGTACACGATCCTGCGTGCCACCCAGTTCCACGATTTGGTGCGGGAAATGCTGGCGGCGGCGGCCACCATGCCGCTCATGCTGGTGCCGGGATGTTCCTTTCAACCGGTCGATGTGCGCGATGTCGCCGAGCGACTGGTCGAATTGGCCATGGGTGAACCGGCGGGTCGAGCGGCGGATATGGGTGGGCCGCAAGTGCTTTCGGCACGCGAGCTGGCCCGCACCTACCTCGAGATCACGGGTCGGCGACGGCTGGTCGCCACGGTGCGGGTGCCGGGCCGCGTCGGCCGCGGGTTGCGGGCCGGTGCCAATCTGGTGCCCGAGCAGCGGGCCGGGGCAATCACGTTCGAGGCCTACCTCGCCGCGTGCCGCAAACCTGGCGGCCTGTCCTATCGGGGACAACTCTCATGA
- a CDS encoding ComEA family DNA-binding protein: protein MRTELPAERLHRRLDADPDTPDTDPDTEPDLEQGSAADEDQNSLLPRWLPDASQRGGWLARVRADPGRAGAVALAAIAALAVLITVLTLVRDRPAPVRSAKLPPVERAASASPRSSSSPGQPASPDRPVVVSVVGLVHAPGLVTLSPGARIADAVQAAGGAVDGADTIGLNMARPVGDGEQIVVGLAPVSGQPAVLGSSVSSGSAPASGSPPGSGPAPGSTKPKGGEVVDLNTATVEQLDALPGVGPVTATAIVAWRQAHGRFTSVDQLADVDGIGPARLDKLRALVRV, encoded by the coding sequence ATGCGAACAGAACTGCCCGCCGAGCGACTGCATCGACGGCTGGATGCCGACCCGGACACCCCGGACACAGATCCGGACACAGAACCGGACCTAGAACAGGGCTCGGCGGCCGACGAGGACCAGAACTCGCTGTTGCCGCGCTGGCTTCCGGACGCGTCCCAGCGCGGCGGTTGGCTCGCCAGGGTGCGTGCCGATCCGGGCCGCGCCGGGGCCGTCGCCTTGGCGGCAATCGCCGCACTGGCGGTGCTGATCACGGTGTTGACCCTGGTGCGCGACCGGCCGGCGCCGGTGAGGTCGGCCAAGCTCCCTCCGGTGGAGCGGGCCGCGTCGGCAAGCCCCAGGTCATCGTCGAGTCCCGGGCAGCCGGCCAGCCCGGATCGACCCGTGGTGGTCAGCGTGGTCGGGCTGGTGCACGCCCCCGGGCTGGTCACCCTGTCGCCCGGCGCCCGGATCGCCGACGCGGTGCAGGCGGCGGGCGGTGCGGTGGACGGTGCGGACACCATCGGGCTGAATATGGCCCGCCCGGTCGGCGACGGCGAGCAGATCGTGGTCGGGCTCGCGCCCGTTTCGGGACAGCCGGCGGTGCTGGGCAGCTCGGTGAGCTCGGGCTCGGCGCCGGCATCCGGCAGCCCGCCCGGGTCTGGCCCGGCGCCGGGATCGACAAAGCCCAAGGGCGGGGAAGTGGTCGACCTGAACACCGCGACCGTCGAGCAGCTGGACGCGCTGCCCGGAGTCGGTCCGGTCACGGCGACCGCCATCGTGGCGTGGCGGCAGGCCCACGGCAGGTTCACCAGCGTCGATCAGCTCGCCGACGTCGACGGCATCGGCCCGGCTCGCCTGGACAAGCTGCGCGCACTGGTGCGTGTCTGA